The Aspergillus flavus chromosome 6, complete sequence nucleotide sequence TAAAAGGCGCAACAGCTTTGGTGGTTTTTGAGCATGAGCCTTGAGCCATGACATCTCCGGTCGATGTCAAACCTTCTCAATCCGGTTAGCGTTCCCCAAACCACATCAGCGATTCTAGAACTAAGAGGGATCTACGAGACATTAGAAGGAGGTAGTAGAGAAATCCAATGTATGCTAATTTTGAAGGACTCCCACGCTACTATCGAGTAATTATGACAATATACACCACTAACAGCTACCTAAGCCGTTGGACCAACagcaaaagggaaaaagaggggggaaaagaaaaagaaagaaaagaaaggcagaAGTTTCTACGAGGGTCTGTTGAATTACCCACCCGCACAGCCATTATCGACGCTGTTGTGGCTGGTTATGTTTACATTTTAGTAAGCTGCTCGTAGATGGATTAGAAAGAAGGTCCAATTTATATGGTATAGACACTCATCATGTcaactatttattttagataCGTATTGGTGCTCTTTGGGTATCAATAATCTGGAACACTATTCGCCAGCTGGTTCAACAAGTGCCCGCATTGGAGCAAATTGTTCATCATTACCATGCAGAATGTCAAGTCTTCCCGAACGGCGGCAGATCCATCGGGATGAGCTGAAATTATGGATAACTCTCTTGCCTGTAGTTCGTTTCTCACCTCGAGGAGCTCATGGGCACCAACAACATCTTCATTCGTTACTAGCCACGAACTACTCTCTTATCTCcttcaaagaaaaaaaaccCAGGCTATTTCAATCGAACGTagtcttctttccctgaGACTCAACAATGGCACCACTAAGCTTTTGCACGGTTTCCTGGTCGTATCTTGAGTAATCCGTCCTTCCCTGCCTAGTCTTTGCAGATCGTGATCTTTGAGGTTGTCTTCCGGTTGTATCCTGATCGTCGAACGGTTCTGTCCCACGAACATCTGTAGTTTGTGTTTTCTTGCCTTCGCCATCCTTCCCGAAGCGCTTTTTGTACCGTGTTGTTGCATCTTCAGCAAACTCCATTCGCATACGCCGACCCATAATTTGGTTTACCCATACCCTTCTTTGTTTCAGCTTCTTAGGCTGCTTGTAATTTTCGGAGTCAGACCCGGGtacttcttcatcttcctcatcttcgttAACCATAACAAAGCCTTTCACCGCTGCCTCTGCGGCTGTGAGGTCTTCGAATGTCACCCAGGCATAACCTTTACATTTCCCGGAGTCTTGAAATGTTGCTACTTGTACATGTGCAACCGGCCCACATTTTCCAAAATGTTCCTCGATGATCTCTTTCGTGGCATCAAAGCCAAGGTTGCCGACGAATATACGCTTGGAAGGAGGGTTACCAGAGGCCGCCCCAGCAACGCCAGTCTTCTGATTTTCCTGTTGCGACTTTTCTGGTCTACCAGCAAAGCTCTTTGCATCCTTTATAAGCACACGGCGCCCAGATAGGAGTTGTTCACTCAGTCCCAATGCCTCAGTCGTGGCCTTCTGGTTGGAGAAATCAACATATGCAAATCCTTTATTTTGAGCTTTCCCATTCTTTTCCGATGACTTGGGTAAATGTATTCGAGTGATCGTAGTATCCGTGAAGGAACAGTTGCTTGTAAAGAATTTGCGCAGGTCATCTTTAGTAATGGAAAACGCTAGGTTTCCAATCCAAATGCCATAGTCTGAGCGTTTCTTGGAATTTTCTTCGTGGTCTGCGGCGACTTCTGTCTGCTGTTCGCTAGTAGTAGGCTCTGGTGGAGCCTCggcagctttcttctttgctttaCGCAGAGCTTTTTTTGATGCAGGTTCAGGAGCTGAGACGTCGATCTCGATCTCGGATACCTCTGGTAATTTTCGCTTTTTGTGGTTTGCTTCACCAATTGCAGACATTTTGTTTGCCAAATCCACGTGGCAAAAGGGGGGGgaagataaaaggaaaaaaagaaagaagagaaagaggacgATGATCAGTAGTAATGTAACAAGCACTCGGTCAGATTGTGGCACGATCTACTAGTACCGCTCATTGTCGAGGGAAActaaatttctatttttttttctttttcctttccctcttttgACGGGCAGAAACATTCCGCCCGGATCACCCTTCAATCATTTGGCATTTGGTCCCATAAGGGCCTCTTGGCAACCCTGCCAGATCCCATAACCGCTTAACGCGCGATCAAAGTTATTACTAGGATTCATCAACTTACTCAACACCATTACATTATTATATTCGCGTGCTCGTGATAGTCACTACCTCTTTCAGTCAGAGTCAACACTATTTCTTCTATTACACCATGTCTCAAGACGCAGATGAGGCCCAGTCCGTCGCTGAGAGCCTTCCTGATGCTCCCGCAGGTGCTCCTACCAAACAGTCATACCGGTCTTTTAAGTAGGCGCATCTGTTTACATCTTTATTCATAGCCGTATGCTAATCCTGTTCCTTCATAGGAAGAAGTTTGCCAAACTCAAAGTGAAATTCGAGCTGGGAATGAGAGAGAGCGAATCACTTATCCGGGAGGAGTTGCGCATACAAGATCTCTCAAAGAGAATACAGGAACAGAATGAGTGTGTTTCCAATCTATCTTTTCGTCATGTGCGACCCATATAATAATGCTGTGTAGCCAGCTTCTAGAAGCTCTTCTCGAATTTAACgacagtatatatatctcacCGGACCTACGGTACGATTTGAATGCTCCCGGAGATGATCTGTTCCCCCCAACTCCTAAAAGAGAACTCTCGCCCTCACACAACGATCCTTCCTTGGCTAGCTCCATGCTCAGAAATGCTAAAACGGACCTGGCACTTGGTCATATGAAGGTTGAGCATTATTGTGACCTGGAGAATTCTGTGAAACGGAACGAAGTCTTTGCGCCGCGCATGCGGTATACCTCGTTGATAAGGATTCCCCATACGCTCCCtcaaccagaagaaaatcaatccgaaaatattatttctgAACATAGCCTTGGGTTCTTCACACCTGAACACGAAAATGAGTATTACCTAGCTACCGACGCCAAACTAGGTGATACGTCAGCACTCATGCAACTGAATGATATCCCTGAGAAACTTTCCTTCGTCGaacgagagagagaggctgCATTGCGAAATCCAATCTCGGTTTACAATTGGTTGCGAAGGAACCAACCGCATATTTTCTTACAAGACAATGAGAACGCTTCCGAGAAGTCTGCCTCTCGGCCATCGAATTTGCGTACGTCCAAGAAAGCAGCCCTCAACCAGTCGCGGAAGGACGAAGATCTCCATGACGATGACAGTATCTTAATGGATATTGGACACGGATCAGGAGGCTCTAAGGGCAAACGCAAGCGCGAAGAAGACGTTGGCAATAAATTCAAAGGTAGTAGCAGCAACAGGTCAAgtcggaaaaagaaagacgatgGCAGCTCTAACGTCGTCAAGCGTTCGTCTAAGAGAACATCGGGGGTAGGTGCCTGAAAGCTCACTCCTTTCATCCTATACATGTATTAATAGTGTTGGCTTTTTGTAATTTTTCTcaatctcttcttccgctgcATTGATTTGTTGGGGTGTTACTGAGGAAGTCTTGAAAGATGGATAGCACCAGCTCATCAGAATAATACGGGGAATAGTGTTCAACATTGCCCGAGTCTAATCATGATTATCTGTTCTGTGTCAAGGTTGCGGGCCATGGCTGTACCTATCTTCCATGGTCTACTTTATGTCAAGATCATTGAGACATGCTTTCGTTGTCCTACCACTTACTTCCTATAGTTGACTTAGccattctcctttcttccttAGTTTTTTGTTCTTGGAAGCTAAATCTCTGAGCTAAGGATCCTTTTCTGAGATTGAATATGGCACCAACACTGTCACTTTAGGTGTAATAAGTAAGTCCATGCATATGACCAAGGCACATCCCGCTGAATAAAGCACATGACAGCATAACTTTCGAACGCTACAGTGTAAGTAGGGAACGTTTGTTTTGTGCGGCCGTCAGGTTCTATtgaatttttaattatatagctttctctttcctttctcactCTATCATTAATTTTCcttaagaaaaaaaaatctattaaatatatgtCATTTCCCCGTTCCCTTCTGTAAAGAAAAGTGGGCGTAAACGATAGTTTTTCGAACCCGATTTCAACATCTATGATTGCATAAATATCAAGTCTCCACACCAAGTTTGTCATGTTTGCTCCGTACACAGAAAGCCTTTCTGACCAACATAATGTTAGAATCCTTCCATATCAACATGTCACCATATACCATACTCTATGAATGTATTGACAGTCAGACATCCGGCAGTTGAGAATTTTAAGAGAATGGCTATTACAATTCTTCCCCCAGTGGTCGACCATGTCGACATATGCCCCTCGGATTCAGACATGGATTCCATGTCCGTGGACTCGGACGGAGGAGTAGACCTAGCAACAGGAAGGACATCAAGACCGAGCAAAAGACCTCGCTTAGTGGAAGGAACAGATATTACGTCAGGAGTGGTTACGCCTGGAGAAATCGTGACAGATGATCCACAATGGATGAGGTTGGTCCCATAAGGGGTTCCAGATGCGTTACCGTTTGTACTTCATGGGCACACATTGACAGGCATACAGAGGACATGGTACCTACATAAATCCCCTTTCGACCTCCATAATTGCTACGGTCGCCGGTACTGTTCAAAAGACCAACAAACTTCTTTCTGTACAACCGCTTCGAGCTCGTTACACTCCAGAAATAGGTGACCTTGTTGTGGGGCGCATTGTTGAAGTTCAATCCAGACGATGGAAAGTAGACGTTGCTGCTCCGCTCCTTGCACAGCTCCCACTGTCTGCGATCAATCTCCCGGGCGGTATCTTGCGTCGACGAACGAGCGCCGATGAACTACAGATCAGAACTTTCTTCAGTGAAGGTGACCTGGTAGTCGCAGAAGTTCAGACTGTACATTCTGATGGTGCAGCTTCACTACATACGCGGTCTTTGAAATACGGAAAACTCAGGAATGGGGTTTTTCTCGCCGTGACCGGGACGGGTGGAAGTGGAGCTTCAAGTTCGATGGTAAAAGGAGGAGTTGGCTCTGGACCTATCCCTGCAGGAGCGATGGGCGCTTCAGGCACGGGAGGAGTAGTTCGGTCTCGGAGACAGGTGTGGACAGTCAACACCGCTAATGGAGGTGGCGATGTGGATGTCATACTTGGAGTTAACGGATATATCTGGATCTCTAAACATGCCGATGATACCGCTGCCGCGTGTTCCACTACGGATAGCGTGTCGATAACCCGcatggaggagatggtgtcGAGCTCTATATACTCCAGTCAAAACGATGACATCCCGCCTCAAACAAGGCGAGAAATTGCACGACTAGCGCAGTGTATCCGAGTTCTTGTTCAAGGGGGAGTGCGGGTTGATGAAGAGACCGTGATGAGTGCATATGAGGCTAGCCTACAAGTGGATTTAGAGGTtggtgacgatgacgatgacgacgacgacgatcggagaagagaagggagagagtATCTTGAGGGGAACAAAGCGCGGAGAATACTGGAATTGGTTTTGGAACGCAACTAGATTTCGGTTTTGGGATGGCTTCTTGTATGTCTGCGGCAaacaccaaaaaaaaaaaaaaaatcaataaataaatacataaaaAGAGAGAGCGAAGACCTAGATACCCCAGGGTAATGGACTATTCTAACGAGCTGTACAGTCATGATTTCTCTAGGCTACATATGATTGAGATGGCATGTCGACCACTTCGtactaatctatattaacaGTCTGGTGGATGCCGCGAACTGgacatttttattttgacaAAAGAAGATAAGCCAGGCCCCGCATCACGTGGAGATAACCAGTGGAATCATTGGTGGCATGGGTTTAGAGAGAGAGGTTGGACGGGATCAAAGAGTGATCAAGTGTGTCTGGATAACCGAACAGGATAACATAGGATCAGCTGATTGGGAATGGGGGATTCTTACAATCTGAATGGCTATGGTAAATAAGTCAAGTGCCTGAGGTGAACTTGACGGAAGTTAAtacaaaaatgaaaataaaaaaaaaaataaaaaaaatcaaatcaaatcaaatcaaatcacgGGGCCACTCTATCAGATATGGTATTCGCCGCCTGCTGGATTTAAAAGactcttttcatttcttcatgTCTCCCAGCGTCTGAGCCCTCCAATACCTTTGTATCTTCCTACCTGAAGACGTGTTATACCATGAACTTTGTCTCCGAGAAATTATTCCTATTGTCAACTATTTCCATACCTCTCGCATAGCCCTACTTTGGCCGACACTATTCTACTGCAGCATATTACGGCTACCCTCGCGGTCTCTATtcatattctcttttttgtccCCAAATCTTTAGCATctcttcttgcccttttACGGAACATACTTCGTCTGAATCAGCGATTGCTTAATCTCAAGGGTCAAACATGCCTGATCTTCGTCGTCAGGTCTTGGAGAGTGGTAAAACCATCTCTCGCAAAGCTGCTTCGCGTGAAGGTTCTCGCCGCACTTCGCGCACAAACTCTGCGCAAAATTCCCACCAATCTTCTCGAAATGCAAGCAGGCATCCgtccgacgaggaggacTCTGGGAATCTTAGTGATGACACCGCGTTGAGGTGAGTTTGTCGTTTGCCTTTTACAACTCTTTGTGTTCCTGTTCCCATCACTAGTGGCGGAATGATGTCATTGGTGTTAGGAGAagggggggggaaagaaataatagtaataataataaatcgGAGGTTACTAATGGTCAATCCACTCATTAGCATTGGCTCGCTGGACGATTTGACAGATAACCCTGAGGTTGACAGCAACAATTGGGCTCAAGAGCTCCGCGATGTCATTCAAGAAATCGGGGACCGCAAACGTAGCAGCGTACAGAGCCGCGAAGAATGCTACGCTGCATTCTGTCGTCTGCTGAAATGCCACTATGTCGAGGAACACGTTCGAAGTAGCCTCGACGAACTTTTAGACGCCTTTTGCCGGAGCATCAAACTTGAATCCAGTGTGCGTGAGACTACCTTGGCATTGCGAGCGCTTGAACTCCTTGTCATCACCGTGTTCGAAGACACCAATTATAGAAATGTTGAACCTATACTTACTCGAACTATTCGAGACTCGACATCCAATCTTGTTAAGGCTGCTGCTATTCATTGTCTAGGCGCATGCGCTATTTTCGGGGGTGCAGGAGAGGATGGGATCCTAGACCAGATGACATTCTTCCTGGACATTGCAGCTTCTGATGGGCAGTCAATCGATGCTGCCGACGACCCGAGCAGTGTCACCGCGGCTCTCCAGGAATGGGGCGTTTTGGCCGTTGAGATAGAAGACCTCGAAGGTGAAAGCGAAGAAGCAATTCAAATCTTCATGGACCAGTTAAACAGCAGTGAGTCACCTGTCCAAATCGCAGCGGGTGAAAACATCGCATTACTATACGAAAAGAGTTACACCCCccaagaggatgatgacgacgagaaTAGCGAGCACGACACAGACGATGAATCTTTGGACGATCGACAGGGCCCTAAATTGATTAAGCGCTACGATGCATACCATAATACTCACGAGCTCGAGCAGCAACTTCAATCACTAGCCACGGTACATAACAAGCGCATCAgtaagaaagataaaaagaacCTACACAGCAATTTCGTTTCGATTTTGACCACCGTTGAGGACCCTCGTCGAGGTCCGATGTACAACACAGCCATCGATCAAGAGACCAATCGACATTACGGAAGCAAGCTGACGGTGAAGATCGGCCGCCAGGGTGTGATGAACATCGATCGGTGGTGGAAATGGATTCGGCTGAATTCACTCCGCCGGATTCTTCAGGGAGGTTTTGCGGTGCATTACTATCAGGGCAACCGAGCTGTGTTGGACAGTCTCCCGGTCATGGTTCGCCAGCCTACGCCTGCTGACCGGGGGGCAGCAAAGAAGACTGTGAAGTCGCGGAATAGTCGACGGTGGGCTGTCCATGAGCAATCGGACGAGGAATACTAGTTTCAGTCGGCCAGCTTTCGTTATAACACTTCTGGTCAGCTGGCTAAACATATATGATACACGAAGATGCGCAAAGAATCATGTTGGCTACGTTCTTAGTCATTTCTGTTAATGTATATTCAtgccctctttttctttggctaGTTCAATTTGCAAGCAATCGTTGATAAGATTATGTTCGAATTCATAGGGTCTTCGTTCTGTAGGCATAACATCTACCCTAGGAAAACCATCTACGTGGTATAATTGTCTTTATTTTCGAGAAGGACGTTGTACGACTGTATAGATAGATGGCCATTACGGCCCCAGTTATTGTGATCAGATCATAATGACATGACTATATACGAAACggacatacatacatacgcGCTAATTTCAATGTACGAAAAATCAAGTTATGTCTCAAACACTGGAACCACGCCGGTCCAATTCCCTTTCGACCGTTCTTCCCAATATCCCTCTTTACCCGACTTTAGACGCCACACGACTTCGCCTTCATTTCCGACAAGATCATCGTCCACTCGGGTAAACCACCTTGGATTCCACGTTTGACCTGCTGATTCCATCTCGCGGCGGCGAGCACGTTGAGATTCTTCCAGCTTAACCTTAACCTCTTCTGCCTGGTCAACGTCGCCGTCTTCCAAGGCCCGTTGGTCGGGGCGGAGACGCGAGTCCGTTGGTGGAAGCTTATGGTCTTCGATTGGAGTGATCTCGTTGAGGGTGGCTGCGAATACAGTGAGGCCGTAGTGCTTCGGTGCGTTGGGAACCAACGGTCCGGCATTCCACACAGGTGCTGTGGCAGAGCCGTTCTTGGTCATCTGGAGAGAGGTGGTCCAGGTACCCGTCAGCCCGAGAGGCAGCTCACGACCGCTAGAGTCCAGTGTTTTCGTGACGACCTCCTCACTGCGGCCCGAGAACATGCCCCCTGCCTTGAAAGCCGACACAGTTTTCTGCCCAGTCGTCTCGTTCACAACCGACATTTCGCCAACAGGCTCAGAATATTTCTCACCAGCGATGATGTTGCGCAGGAAAGATGTGGCATTTGACCAACTAAAATGCTCACCGGTCGTATGTAGCGTTAACCTCATCTTTCCTTCGGTCACAATTTCTGCAGATTTCCCCCAGAACTTCTGTGTTGGCATGGGGGATTGCGCAACACTCCAATCCTTACCATCCGCTTGGTAGGCTAGTTGCACGGGTCTGTGGGAAACTTTCTCCGCAATGAATCGATATCCGAGATCTTCGCGGACAAGCTCGTATGTCTCTCCTAGCATGGGATTGAAGGGCTTCCGGATTGACCGCTCCTTGACCCGGTTGCAGGACAGTGACGAGAGTGCGTAGGCAGTCACATATAGAAGCCGTTCAACTGCATCGGAAGCGCTAGCGGCATGGTCTAGAAGTACAGAATACTCCATCACCTCGGCCGCACGTTGTAACAAGGAAAACGGCTCGTTAGAGGACACTGGCATCGAAATTTGGGAAAGGTCTTTACCAACGTTCTTGCGAAGAAACCCGATCAAACTGGGAGGCATGACTGTCGGAGCGGGAATGTTCGAACGACGAGT carries:
- a CDS encoding nuclear localization sequence binding protein (RNA binding protein Rnp24, putative), which codes for MSAIGEANHKKRKLPEVSEIEIDVSAPEPASKKALRKAKKKAAEAPPEPTTSEQQTEVAADHEENSKKRSDYGIWIGNLAFSITKDDLRKFFTSNCSFTDTTITRIHLPKSSEKNGKAQNKGFAYVDFSNQKATTEALGLSEQLLSGRRVLIKDAKSFAGRPEKSQQENQKTGVAGAASGNPPSKRIFVGNLGFDATKEIIEEHFGKCGPVAHVQVATFQDSGKCKGYAWVTFEDLTAAEAAVKGFVMVNEDEEDEEVPGSDSENYKQPKKLKQRRVWVNQIMGRRMRMEFAEDATTRYKKRFGKDGEGKKTQTTDVRGTEPFDDQDTTGRQPQRSRSAKTRQGRTDYSRYDQETVQKLSGAIVESQGKKTTFD
- a CDS encoding IEC3 subunit of the Ino80 complex, chromatin re-modelling-domain-containing protein, with amino-acid sequence MSQDADEAQSVAESLPDAPAGAPTKQSYRSFKKKFAKLKVKFELGMRESESLIREELRIQDLSKRIQEQNDQLLEALLEFNDSIYISPDLRYDLNAPGDDLFPPTPKRELSPSHNDPSLASSMLRNAKTDLALGHMKVEHYCDLENSVKRNEVFAPRMRYTSLIRIPHTLPQPEENQSENIISEHSLGFFTPEHENEYYLATDAKLGDTSALMQLNDIPEKLSFVEREREAALRNPISVYNWLRRNQPHIFLQDNENASEKSASRPSNLRTSKKAALNQSRKDEDLHDDDSILMDIGHGSGGSKGKRKREEDVGNKFKGSSSNRSSRKKKDDGSSNVVKRSSKRTSGVGA
- a CDS encoding exoribonuclease complex, subunit Rrp4 (exosomal 3'); this translates as MNVLTVRHPAVENFKRMAITILPPVVDHVDICPSDSDMDSMSVDSDGGVDLATGRTSRPSKRPRLVEGTDITSGVVTPGEIVTDDPQWMRGHGTYINPLSTSIIATVAGTVQKTNKLLSVQPLRARYTPEIGDLVVGRIVEVQSRRWKVDVAAPLLAQLPLSAINLPGGILRRRTSADELQIRTFFSEGDLVVAEVQTVHSDGAASLHTRSLKYGKLRNGVFLAVTGTGGSGASSSMVKGGVGSGPIPAGAMGASGTGGVVRSRRQVWTVNTANGGGDVDVILGVNGYIWISKHADDTAAACSTTDSVSITRMEEMVSSSIYSSQNDDIPPQTRREIARLAQCIRVLVQGGVRVDEETVMSAYEASLQVDLEVGDDDDDDDDDRRREGREYLEGNKARRILELVLERN
- a CDS encoding interferon-related developmental regulator-domain-containing protein — protein: MPDLRRQVLESGKTISRKAASREGSRRTSRTNSAQNSHQSSRNASRHPSDEEDSGNLSDDTALSIGSLDDLTDNPEVDSNNWAQELRDVIQEIGDRKRSSVQSREECYAAFCRLLKCHYVEEHVRSSLDELLDAFCRSIKLESSVRETTLALRALELLVITVFEDTNYRNVEPILTRTIRDSTSNLVKAAAIHCLGACAIFGGAGEDGILDQMTFFLDIAASDGQSIDAADDPSSVTAALQEWGVLAVEIEDLEGESEEAIQIFMDQLNSSESPVQIAAGENIALLYEKSYTPQEDDDDENSEHDTDDESLDDRQGPKLIKRYDAYHNTHELEQQLQSLATVHNKRISKKDKKNLHSNFVSILTTVEDPRRGPMYNTAIDQETNRHYGSKLTVKIGRQGVMNIDRWWKWIRLNSLRRILQGGFAVHYYQGNRAVLDSLPVMVRQPTPADRGAAKKTVKSRNSRRWAVHEQSDEEY